One Ignisphaera sp. DNA window includes the following coding sequences:
- a CDS encoding Lrp/AsnC ligand binding domain-containing protein gives MAKAIVLLNTDVGMEEEVVKLLSQIPEVKEVHIVYGIYDVVAIVEAENFDKLRNAVISRIRRLPHIKATTTLIVVEK, from the coding sequence TTGGCTAAAGCCATAGTATTACTCAATACTGATGTTGGCATGGAGGAAGAAGTTGTAAAACTTTTATCACAAATTCCAGAGGTTAAGGAGGTCCACATAGTTTACGGGATATACGATGTGGTGGCCATAGTCGAAGCTGAAAACTTTGATAAATTGAGAAACGCAGTTATATCGAGGATCAGAAGGTTACCCCATATCAAAGCAACAACAACCCTTATTGTTGTTGAGA
- a CDS encoding secondary thiamine-phosphate synthase enzyme YjbQ → MCKVFHEVIRISTTKQFELIDITEYVENVVKKSGIKNGLCLVFAPHATAAIIANEKEHGLIDDITTFIKELVKPEREWKHNIIDTNAHAHIGSAIIGAEKVFPVINGKLVRGTWQNIFLVEMDGPRSVRNILIVVIGG, encoded by the coding sequence TTGTGCAAGGTTTTTCACGAGGTTATAAGAATCTCGACTACGAAACAATTCGAATTAATCGATATAACAGAGTATGTTGAAAATGTAGTGAAAAAGAGCGGTATCAAGAATGGTCTTTGCCTTGTCTTTGCACCTCACGCAACAGCTGCTATAATTGCTAATGAGAAAGAACATGGTCTTATTGATGATATAACAACATTTATTAAAGAGCTTGTAAAACCTGAGAGAGAGTGGAAGCATAACATCATTGATACCAATGCTCATGCACACATAGGTTCAGCTATAATAGGAGCTGAAAAAGTTTTTCCAGTGATAAATGGCAAGCTTGTTAGAGGTACTTGGCAAAACATATTCTTAGTTGAAATGGATGGACCTAGATCTGTTAGAAATATTCTAATTGTTGTTATTGGAGGTTAA